In the Candidatus Bathyarchaeota archaeon genome, GAGATTCTTAGAAACCTTCTTGCAGACAGGGATAGAGTAGTCGTGCTGGGTGTCGGAAACACCTTGAGAAGAGACGACGGCTTCGGCGTGTACGTCGCGTCCTCGCTTAAACGGTTTAAACTTAAAGACGTCTTGGTATTAGAGGCGGGGGCTTCTCCGGAGAGCGTTTTAGACGATATTTTAGAGTTTAACCCTTCACACCTCGTTGTAGTCGACTCGGTCGAGATGGGGCGTAGACCCGGAGACCTAGTGGTAGCCGGTTTGGAGAGTATAGCGGATGAGGTCACGGTGTCGACCCATAGGCTACCGATGACCCTGCTCGTGAAGTATCTGAGGCTTATGGGGTTTAAGGGTAGGGTTGTGGTCGTCGGCGTCCAGCCAGGCGACTTATCATTTGGAGAGGGGTTAACCCCAAGGGTTAGAGAGGCAGCCGATATCGTCGTAAATATGTTAAGAAGCGTCTTATCTAACGGAGACTATGGGTAAGAGGTATAATGGTTTATCTAAGAGGCGTTGCGTGTAAAGTATGGGGAGGAACCGTCAGGCTTGGAGGCTCGAAGACCGACGTGGGAGGTCGACGCCGAGATCGAGAGACTCTACAGGCGCAATAGGAGGCTCGCGGACGAGGTTAAGAAAGTCATCTGGAAGTACGCCGACAGGGTTAGACGGGTCAAAGGTGATGGGTTCAAGGTTAAGATCATGAACTTCTGCGGAACCCACGAGTGGACCACCGTACACTACGGTATCAGAAGCCTATTACCGGATAACGTGGAGCTTGTAGCAGGCCCTGGATGCCCGGTGTGTGTAACACCTTCGTTCATCGTAGAACACGCCATAAGGCTATCGCTCGAAGGTGTTAGGGTCTATACCTTCGGCGACTCTTTCAAGCTCCCGGCTGTTAGACCGGTTAAAGGTGTCAGAAACCTCGCCGAGGCTAAGACGGCCGGGGGAGACGTGCAGGTCGTGTATAGCTTCTTGGATGCTTTGAAGGACGTAGCCAATACCCGTCGGGAGTCTGTGTTTCTAGCCATAGGTTTCGAGACCACGGCTCCGGGGTATGCTCTACCGCTTGCCGAGAGGCTTATTCCTAGGGAATTGAGCATCTTATCCGCTTTGAGGCTGACGCCTCCGGCCGCTAGGTACGCGATAGCCGAGGCCGATAGGAGGGGGTTAACCCCGATTAAAGGTATAGTGGCCCCGGGGCATGTATCCGCTATAACAGGCGCTAAGCCCTGGGATGAGCTTTCTAGGGAGCTTAAGATACCTACGGTCGTCTCGGGTTTCGAGCCCATAGACCTACTCATATCGATAGCGGAGATACTGAGGATGATCCTACGCGGCGAAGTCGGGGTGAAGGTCGAATACCGGAGGGTCGTCTCCTGGGAGGGAAACAGGGAGGCCCTCAAGGCTATCTACAGGGTTTTCGAGAAGACCGACGCGGCTTGGAGGGGGATAGGGTTCATAGAGGAGAGCGGTTTAGAGCTTAGAGACAGCTATAGGGGGTTCGACGGGTTCGACAGGTATGGGCTGGAAAAGCCGGATAGGGAGAGCTGGGTCATGGATAACTTGAAGGGATGTAGATGCGCGGAGGTCGTGCTCGGCCTGGTTAAACCCACGGACTGCAAGTTCTTTCTTAAAGGCTGCAGCCCCTCGAAGCCTCTAGGCCCCTGTATGGTGTCCTCCGAGGGCACATGCTCGATATGGGCTAGGTTTGGGGGGTATTTGGACTTGAAGAACCTCTAAGGGGGAGACGTATATGTGTTGGGGTGTTCCGGCTAAGGTTTTGAAGGTCGAGGGTTTCACGGCTCTGGTGGACTTCGGGGGTGGAGTGGAGAAAGAGGTCTTGGTCGCGACCAGTGGTGTTCACAGCGGCGACTACGTTCTGGTCCACGCCGGTGTAATCGTCTCGAAGATACGGAGGGAGGAGGTGGTGAAGATCCTAGACGCGTATAAGGAGATGGCTGTCCAGCTGGCGGTCGAGGAGGGGTTAAAGAGAGAGGATGCCGAGAGATACTATGATGGGATCCTCCGAGACATCCTGGGCGGGGAGGAGGTATGAGTAAGGTAACGTTAGCTCACGGAGCCGGGGGCAGGGAGATGGCTGAACTCTTGGAAGCCCTGATATTCCATAGGGTAGACGAGCCTCTCAAGAAGGTCGAAGGCGGGTTAGGGATAGACCATCCAGACGACGGTGCTTTAATACCTATCGGCGAGGGCAGGTTCTTAGTCGTGTCGACGGATTCGTACACGGTCTCGCCGTTGTTCTTCCCGGGGGGCGATATCGGGAAGCTGGCCGTCTGCGGTTCGATAAACGACGTCCTTATGATGGGCGGTATACCGGTCGCGATGCTTGATACGATAGTCGTGGAGGAGGGGCTCCCGATGCAGACCCTTAACAGCATAGTGGATTCTATGGTCGAAACCCTCAGGAACGAGGGGGTTGCGTTGATAGGTGGAGACTTCAAGGTCATGCCTAAAGGCAGTGTGGACAGGATCGTCGTGACCACGACTTGTATAGGGGTCTCAGAGAACCCGATAATGGATGTGAACCTTGAGCCTGGGGATAGGATAATCGTGTCCGGCTGTCTAGGCGAACATGGGGCGACCATAATGGCTCTGCAACACGGTTTAGAGGCCGAGGCCTCGCTCAAGAGCGACGTAAAGCCTCTGACCCGGCTATTCAAACCCCTGATAGAGAAGTATTCTAAGGTGGTTAAAGCCGCCGGAGACCCTACGAGAGGTGGGTTATCGATGCTTCTCAACGGCTGGGCTAAGTCCACCGGTTTCCTGATAATCGTAGACGAGGCTAAGATACCTATCAGTAAACCCGTTAGGAAATATTCTGAGATGCTCGGGGTCGACCCTCTGCATCTGGCGTCTGAGGGTGTGGCGGTTATAGCCACCGAAGCCGGGTATGCGGATGAGGTCTTAGACTTCGTCAGAGGATTGGGGTTCGAGGACGCGATGATCATAGGCGAGGTCGTCAAGGGTGAAAGGTTTAAGGGTTTGGTAGTCGCTAGGAGCGAGGTGGGGGGGCTGAGGGTTCTAGAGCCTCCCACCGGAGAGCTTGTCCCAAGGATCTGCTAACATGAAGGCTGTTAAGATAACAGTCACGGGGGTCGTTCAGGGGGTAGGTTTCAGACCGTTCGTCTATAGGCTAGCTAGGGATCTCGGGCTGAAGGGCTACGTTAAAAACCTGGGTGGAAGCGAGGTGGAGATAGTCGTCGAAGGCCCTTCCAGCAAGGTCGAGGAGTTCGTCGCAAGGATTCGAAGCGATAAACCGCCTCCCGCCGAGATCCAGAGCTTAACCGTGAAGCCTACAGGCGGTGGGTTTAGGGAGTTTAAGATAGAGCCTAGCGGTAGGTCCCGTAGAGCATACTCTATGATACCGCCTGACATAGGGATATGCAGAGACTGTCTAGCGGAGGTTTTAGACCCCAAGGACAGGAGGTACATGTACCCCCTTAACAGCTGCGCCTGGTGTGGGCCTAGGTTCTCCATGATGGAAGATATACCCTACGACAGGGGGAACACAAGCATGAGAGACTTCCCGATGTGCACCGACTGTCTTAGGGAGTATAGAGACCCCGACGACATCAGGAGGTTTCACGCCCAGGGAAACTGCTGCCCGGTCTGCGGGCCGAGGGTGTGGCTTGAGGATAGAAACGGTGTCGTGATTAACCGGGAGAACCCGGTCTTGGAGGCTTCGAGGCTCGTCGAGGAGGGATATATCCTAGCCGTCAAGGGGCTGGGTGGGTTCCACATAGCCTGTCTAGCCACGGACGACGACATCGTCTTGAGGCTTAGAACCAGAAAGAGGAGGCCTGAGAAGCCTTTTGCCCTGATGGCTTTAAACCTCGAAACCGCTAGGAGGATCGCGTATATCTCGGAGGAGGATGCACGGCTCCTCGAGTCGCCTATCAGACCGATCCTTCTACTCCCCGAGAGGGAGGATAGCCCCGTTTCGAGACATGTGGCTCCGGGCCTATCCATGCAGGGTATAATGCTACCCTACACGGCGCTCCACTACATGCTCCTCTCCAACGTTGGAGACGGCTTCCTGATAATGACGAGCGGCAACGAGAGGGGTGAACCGATGTGCACAGGCAACCGGGAGGCCAGGGTTAAGCTCAGGGGGTTTGTCGACTACTTCCTCATGCACGACAGGAGGATCGTTAACCGGGTAGACGACAGCGTCGTCAGGAGAACCGGTGGATTCTACACGGTGATAAGAAGGGGGAGGGGATACGCTCCGAGGTGGGTTAGGCTACCGTTTAGACTTCCAAGCCCTGTGGTCGCCTTAGGGGCGCACTACCAGAACACCGGATGCCTAGCCTTCGAGGACATAGCTATTCCAACCCAGTTCGTGGGGGATATGGATAACCTATCCTCTCTAGCGGAGCTTGAGAGAGCGGTCAGCTTTCTCCTAAAGACCTATAGAATCGACTTATCCGACGTCGTCGTGGCGGTCGATAAGCATCCCAGATACCTAAGCCGACTGCTGGCCGAGAAGTGGATTGAAACCTATGGCTGTAGGCTTGTGGAGGTTCAACACCACCACGCCCACGCTGCGTCGGTCATGGTGGAGCTGGGTGTCAAAGACTCGGAGATGGTGGCCGTCACCCTAGACGGTGCAGGATACGGCGACGACGGAACGGTTTGGGGTGGAGAGGTTCTCATAACCGGATACGGAGCCTACACAAGGTTCGGTCATCTAGAGCAGGTGCCGATGCCGGGTGGAGATAGGGCTACGGAGTACCCCGTCAGGATGCTCATGTCCATACTATCCAGGTTCATGCCGGTGGAGGAGGTTAGAGAGTTCATAGTCGGTAGGGGCCTTCACAAGGGGCTACCCTACGGAGCTGAGGAGGCCGACGCCGTGCTCTCCCTCCTCGAGAGAGGCGATGCACCCCTGACCTCGAGCCTAGGGAGGGTTTTAGACTCCGCCTCAGCGCTTCTAGGGATATGCTTCAAGAGGACCTATGAGGGGGAGCCGGCTATCAAGCTAGAGGCAACCTCGAGCAGAGCTAAGCCCATAGACCTGCTCGAGCCCAGGGTTTCCAGGTCGAAGCCCCTCGTCCAAACCCACAGGATCTTCGAGGAGCTTTTGGAGAAGCTCGATAGGCCCCGTGAGCAGCTTGCCTACAGCGTTCAGAGGGCGTTGGGGTTATCCATCGGAGAGCTCGCGGTCATGGCCTCCAAGGGGAGGGGCGTCGATAGGGTCCTCGTATCCGGGGGCGCGGCTGTGAACACCGTGATATTCGAAGCCATCAGGGAGAAGGCTGAGGAGGCAGGGCTTAAGGCATACGTCAACACCGTGGTTCCGGCCGGAGACGGCGGGGTCTCCCTAGGTCAGGCGGCGGTAGCCGGTTTCAGGGTTTTGGAAAGCCTCCTATAGTCTTTCGAAGTATGGTAGAACCTTCTCGGCGTACAGCTTCAACCCCTCCGTCGTGTCTTCGAGGGGCATGAAGTGCAGTACGAAGTGTGTGACCCCGTTTTCGACGTATTTGGCTATCGTGTCTATGCACTTGTCCGGCGAGCCGACGGTGGCTCCGTAGCGGACCACTATACCCTTAGGGAGATGAACCTCGGTGTCGTACTCGGCGACCTTCTCAGCCGGGTTGCCGAACCACCTTTCGAGGGACCGTCTAGCCTTCTCCAAGGCTCTATCGGGGTCTGGGTCTATGCTCGTGTACATCTCCATCGCCACAGTTAAGCCCCTACCGAGCATGTCGAACCTATCCATCCTATACTTGAGGTCTTCGAGCCTCAGAGGGGGAGCTAGCCATCCGTCGAGCCTAGCGTTCATGAACCCCTCGATGGCCTTCAACCCCACGGCTCCAAACCACATCGGCGGCCTAGGTTTCTGCAGGGGCTTAGGCTTGACCTCGCAGCCCTCGACGCGGTGGTACCTGCCCCTGAAGTACACCTTATCCATCGTCCAGCATCTACGGATTATCTCGACGGCTTCTAGGGTTTCCCTAAGCCTCTCCGCGAGGGGTCTCCAGACGTAGCCGAAGCTCACGAACTCGTCTCTACGCCACCCCGCCCCCACACCCAGGATAAGCCTCCCACCGGAGACCACGTCTAGGGTGGCGGTCATCTTAGCCATTAAAGCAGGGTTTCTGAACGGTAGGCATGCTACTGAAAAGCCTAGTTTAACGCGTCTCGTGGCCTGCGCGAGGGCCGAGAGGAGTGTGGAGCTTTCGAGCATGTCGATGCTCGGCTCGCCTAATCTTTGGACGGAGTCGAAGCCCATCAAGTGATCCGGAGCCCACACGGATGCAAAGCCGAGCTTCTCCGCCGTTAAAGCGGATTCTAGACACAGCTCCCATAGCTCCCTACCGACCTTGACCCTGCTGAAGGTGGGAAGGTAGACCCCAAACTCCGCTTTCATAGCGAACCACAGAAACCTATTTAGCTAGGAGACATATAAATCGACTACGCCGTTCCAGGCGACATCGATATTACCCGTGCTAATAACTCGATGCAGATAAGAAGTCGTTCCACGACCCCCTCCCTCTATAGTTTTTCCATGATAAATTACCTCAGGTAATTCTCCTAGAATTCAACCCTATAATGTTCCTCTATGAGGCTTAAACGCATCCTTGCCTATTCTATCCTGGGATACGTTAACGTATGTCTATCGGCTTTAATCTTAAATAGTAGTCTTGCTTTGGATTACAATTGGGTGAGCTATTTGGGTAGGCTCGTTAACGTGTCTGTTAAGGTTCCTGAGGAGGTTAGGAGGCTGATGAGGAGGGTCGATGTGAACTGGAGCGAGTACCTTAGGAAGGTCATAGAGGCTAAGGTCAGGATGGAGCTTGCCAAGGAAGCTGTGAGGAGGCTGGATGAGATCCGTGGAAGAGCGGGCAAGGTGCCTACGGAGGAGGTCGTGAGATGGATAAGGGAGGACAGGGAGAGAAGCCCAAGGTAGTCGTCGACGCCAGCGTAGTGGCTAAGTGGTTCATCCCCGGGGAGCCCTGGGAGACTGAGGCCAGGACCCTTGAGGAGAAGATAGCCTCCGGAGATGTGGAAGCATATGCACCTTTACTACTTCTCTACGAGGTGGCATCCGTCGTATTAAAGTCCATATCTAGAGGAGCCTTAAAGGTTGACGACGGAGTCCAAGCCTTAGAGGCGCTAAGCCAGTTAGGCCTAAACATCCAAGCAACAAGCTGGGACGACCTAGTAGAGACCCTACGCATAGCCACAGCCTCAAAGCTAACCGTATACGACTCGACTTACCTCCATCTCTCCAAAAAGATGGACGCACCACTAATCACAGCCGACAACCAGCTAAAACAGAGGGGGCAGAACATAGCTAAGATTATCCTCCTCGACGAAGTACACGAAAACCTCTTCAGAGACAAAGCGTAGCTAGGATATTTATACTCACCCTCCGGTAATCTTCCGGCTCGGTTTAGATAAACGGTCGTTAGCTAACGACCTCGGGTCTATGGCTTTAAGCCCTGCCACCGTTTGGTAAGCCTGGTCGACCGATACTATGGTCCTATCGTATGACAACGCCGACGCTGCGTGAAGAGAGTCGAAGTAGCTTAGACGGTAGCGTTCTCTAAGCCTCGAAGCCTCTATGAGGATGCTCGAGGTTAGAGGAGCCTCTCCGAGGTTCGGAATCCTTCTGAAGGACTCGACGTCTTCACGTATGACATTCTCATTGTAGCCTCTAGACCTAAGCACGAGCTCATACTCCATATACGCCGACGCCGGTATAACTACGTTTTTAAGCTCACCCTCAGCGATCTTCTCGAAGACCGCTACCGCTGTTCTATGAAGCTCATCTGAGACGTTAACGAATGCTATAAGCATATCAAGCTCTATCAGAGGCATTCAATTCCCCCGCTAACAGCCTATCAGCCTTTTCCTCGACATTCTCATACGTGAGACCTACGTCTCTATACTTACCCACCAAAGCCCTGATAGGGTTTTTAAGAACCTTAACCCTCACCACCTTCAGATTCTCGTCTACCTCCCACAAAAGCATGTCGCCCTCCTCGACGCCTAAAGCCCTCCTAACCCTGACAGGGACGTTCGTCAACCCCTTTTTAGACACCTTACTTACGGCCATAAATATCTAAGAAGATAGCGAATACTTAGAAAAATATAAGATTTTCTATACTTCCTAGGAATTCTTAGATAATTGACCTACTCTTAGCCTGAGGCTTGAGGGCTTTCACCCTGTAAGCCATTTAAGCTCTTCGAAGACCTCGTCTAGGTCTGTCGAGAACAGTCCTATCGCGTAGTCACCTACACCCCCTACCCACAGGAGCCTATCCTGATATACTAGAAGCCCGTCGCCGAATATCACTAGAATCCTGTCGCCGTATGTTTCGACCAGACCCTTCGAGGCTAGTAGATAATTGCTTAGAGCCAGGAGCCTACCGGTCTCGTCGACCAAGGCTAGGCCGTTTCTGTAAGATAGGTCGTCCTTCAAGACGGCATGCCAGCCCACAAGATACTCGTTACTCGAGACCTTAACAGTGTTAGTGGACCAACCGATTTTAAGCTCCCAATCCTCAAACCCTAGAACCGGCTGAAGAGTCTCGCCTATTATGACTCCGTCATGGAGAGAAGCCTTGCACCGCCAGCATATGTTTAAACCGTCGACCTCAGGTCTAGTTAGAATCGTGCATTCGTCTACATCCACATCCACGAACGCACTATCCTTGTTCGACCTCGGTAGGAGGAATTCGTCTCCGAAGCGTATGCGAAAGTAGAGCCTCCGCTTAACCTCGTACGTCTCGTCTAGTATAGCCAGCCCTAACACGTCTCTACGCTTAAACCGTCCATACATGTAGACTTGGTTCAGAAGCTCTTCGAACGGCTCTACCGACGCGTCTCGTAAACTCGTCCGACCCAGTAACCTAGACAGCTGCGTCACATAGTCCGATGATGAAAGTCTCCCTAGGTAGTAGCCCTTCCCCGTGTAAAGCACGTATACTTCGCCGTCTCTTAGAAGAGTCCTAGGGTCTTCGACCCCTAGGAACTCCCAGATGCTCTGGGGCCAAAGCACTATCCGTGTCTCTATAGGCTTCGGCACATCACCGTTTAAGACGGACTCGATGTCGAGTTCGAAGACTCCTATGCTCGAAACATACTTATAGTAGTCGAATATGAGCCTGGGGAAAACCTTGAGCCTTTTGCCTACCAAAAGCGCTCCTGGATTGAACGCTACGAGGGGCTTAGACCGGATATAGTTTGAAACAATCAGGTCGCTGGGGGCTATGTAGCATAATCTCTCAAACACGTCTTTAAGCTCGGGTTTCCTCACGCCTCTATGGTTATGTAGAAAGCGTCTCTGCATCTCAACCAGGTGTTCGTAGGGTTTCATGCCCATTAGAGGCTTTGAATGGATTGGTATTAACCTTATCGGTACATCGGTATGTAGGGTCTAGAAAAAGATTATATCCCTGAGTCAGATCCATAGGATATCGGGAACCGCCTAGATTATAGGTGGACGTTCATGGTTAAAGTCAAGCTGGAGAACCTTACTAAGAGGTTCGGTAAAGTCGTAGCGGTCGATAACCTAAACCTCGACATCAAGGACGGGGAGTTCGTCGCCCTCCTAGGCCCCTCTGGATGCGGGAAGAGCACGACCTTGCTCATGATCGCGGGTATCTACAAGCCGACGTCGGGGTACATATACTTCGACGACGAGGTGGTGAACGATCTACCGCCTAGAGAGAGGAACGTAGGCATGGTCTTCCAGAGCTACGCATTATACCCGCACATGAGCGTCTTCGACAACATAGCCTTCCCGCTGAAGATAAAGAAAGCCCCTAGGGCTGAGATCGAGAAGAAGGTGCGTGAGGTCGCTAGGCTCCTACGGATAGAAGAGCTTCTAGACAGACGGCCGGCTCAGCTAAGCGGTGGTCAGATGCAAAGGGTCGCGTTAGCCAGGGCTCTGGCTAAGGAGCCTAACCTGTTTCTGATGGACGAGCCTCTGAGCAACCTAGACGCTAAGCTCAGGATCTTGATGAGGACCGAGCTTAAGAGGCTTCAGAAGGAGCTGGGTATAACGACGATCTACGTGACCCACGACCAGGTCGAGGCTATGACGATGGCTGATAGGATAGCTCTACTCAACGAGGGGAGGCTTCAGCAGGTCGGTAGCCCCGACGACCTATACCATAAACCCAGCAACATGTTCGTCGCCGGTTTCATAGGAAGCCCACCTATGAACTTCATCGAAGGCTCCTTGGAGGAGCGGGAGGGGAAGATCGTCTTCACGTCTGAAGAGCTGACGGTGGAGCTTCCGGCCGATATAGCCGATGTCTTGAAGGACCGGGTTTCCGAGGATGTCGTGTTGGGCGTTAGACCTGAAGACATAATCGTGGGCTGTGAAAGAGGGTTTAAGGCTTTGGTCTACGTGGTCGAGCCTCTTGGGAAGGATACGATAGTCAACTTGAAGGTCGGTGGCCTTATAATCAAGGCCGTCGTGTCAGGGGTTAAATATAACATCAACGACGTGGTCAACGTATCGTTTAACTTAGATAAAGTTCACATATTCAGCCGTAAAAACGGTGAGGCCCTAGTCTAAATGGGTTTATCCCTTCACTGCTCCTACAAGCTGGAGTTTAAGCAACGTCTTCTGGGTTAACGCGTAGAACACGAGTATAGGTATCATGTAGAACAACGCCACCGCGGCGAGTAAACCCCAGTCGACGAATACGAACTCCCCTATGACGCTGTATAGGAAAACGGAGATCGGGTAGAACTCCCTCCTCTTGATGTACGTGTAAGCCAGCAGGAACTCGCCCCAGCCACCCATGAAAGAGAATATGGCCACGGCGGATATACCCGGAGTTATGATCGGGAGTAGAATCTTTCTCCACGTCTGAAACCTAGAGCACCCGTCGACCATAGCGGCCCACTCAAGCTCCCAAGGTATCCCGTCGAAGAAGCCCTTGAGGATCCACGTATCCATCGGAGCCCCTAACCCGGCTTTGACCAAGGCGACACCTATCAGGGTGAGAATTCCCTTACCGTAGAGACCCAGCCGGTTGAGTATGTAGAACAGCGCGATCAAGAGTATGACGCCTGGGAAAGCGTGAAGCGCCACTATAAGCTTCATAGTAGCCACCCTGCCAGGGAACTTCATCCTCGAAAGCGCATACCCCGCTAGGGCGGCTACAGGGATCTCGAACGCCACCGTTCCGACCGCGAGTATCAGGGAGTTACCTACTATAGGCCATATATTCGGATACTCAGACAGCCCGAACCGTATCGGATGCCATAGAAACCTGAAGTTTTCAAGCGTGAAGCCTCTGGGGATTAGCCCTGAGGTTGGGCCTTCGCTGAAGCTTTGGACGACCAACCACGCGATCATGCTCAGTATCGGGATGAGCGGTATCAGAAGCACAGAATACACTATGACGTATTTCAGCAGGTTCATGAGCTTCGCCTTTCTTATAGCCGCCCTGTATCTGGATTTCTTAGACGGCATACTCCTCTACACCTCCACCTTCGAAGGCTGCATCATCCTCTCAAACCCGAAGACCTTGAAGAATATGAAGATGAATATCAGACCTATGATCACGAGGAATATCGAGAGAGCTGCCCCATACCCGTACTCAGACGCGTAGAATGCTTTCGAATATGCGTATAACGCCCAGACCTCAACCTCCGCAGCCCTAGCGACCCCAGCTCCTCCGGCCCAGAGCGCGAGTATATGCTCGTAGGAGGATATCAGGCTGAGGCATTGCCAAGACGTTACGAAGAATATGGGCCACTTAAGCAGCGGTAGGATTATGTGCCGGCACACCTGCAAGTCCGTAGCCCCGTCTGCTATAGCCGCGTGGAATATGTCTCTTGGTATGGACGTTATGGCGGCGGAGTATATTATCATGCCGAAAGACGCCCCCACGTAGCCGTTCACGGCTATCATGAGTATCTGAGAGTAGGGAGGTGTTAGAAGCCAATCCCTCGGGGTGGGTAACCCGAGCAACCCTAGAAAAGTGTTCAAGAGACCTATGTTAGGGTCTATGAACCACCTCCATAGGAGCGCGTAGATCACCGCGGGTGTTATCCTAGGTATGAGCCACGCGAGTCTTATAGCCATGGAGATAGGCTCCTTCTTGATGAAGTACGTGGTGAAGATGGCTAACACGAGGCTGAAGAACGCGTTTATCGCTAGGACGGAGGATACATACAGCACGGTTACGTAGATCGTGTCTACGACCCGTATATCACGGGTGAATATCCTTACGAAGTTATCAAGCCCTATGAACTGCATATTCGTTATGGTCCACTGGGTCTTCGTGAAAGCCATATACGTGGTTATACCCACAGGGGCAAACCACATGACGCTTATCAATATGAAGAAGGGAGACATGAAGAAGAAAGGAAGTACCTTACCCGACACACCCCTAGGTATGTACCGTTTAACCCTCTTGAGGAAACCTGTTAAACTTAAAAAAATGGGGGATTCTCTTACGTACCTCTTCATCCGGCTTCACTCTCGGACTATAAGGTCTTCTCCAAGCTCAGCCTGCGCCGCGTTCACCAGGCTCTCGACGGCCTCATCGGGGGTTAAAGTGCCCTTCTCAACCTTAACCAGGTGCTCTAGGAGCATGTCTTTCAGGATACCCCACTTCGGGTGGAGTATCGGCTTGCTCATACCGTATTTGGCCACGAAGGTGCTCACCTTGTATAGGAAGCCACCCTTCTCCACGAACGGCGGGTAGTTCAGGGTCGAATAGCGAACCGGTAGGTGGCTGCTGGTCAAGGCGTGGTCCGTGTCATACGGCGGTATCGTTGCGAAGTAGCATATGAGGAACGCCAGCTCAGGATACTTAGACTGGCTGCAGATGTAGTATTTCCACGGTCCCGTCGTCACACCGGCCTTTCCACCCTTCTCCAGCGCCGGGTACAAGCCGAAGCCTACGTTTTCCCACAAGTAAGATTCTGGTACAGCTCCCAGCGTCTCATGGTACTCAACCTTCTGCCATTCACCCCAGTGCCAGCTACCGCCGAGCCAGAACAACACTCTACCGTTGACGAAGCCCATGTGGATCTCCCTCCAGCTCGTCCCTATCATCGTATCCGGAAGCACTTTATCGACCTGCGCCAGCGTGTAGAACAGCGTAAACATATCCTTTAAGGCCGACTTGTCCAAGACAAGCTTACCCGTCTCCACGTCGTAGAAATCTCCGCCAGCCAGGTAGTACGGTATCTCCAGGCTTGTACCCCAGTTGGGTCTATGGAAGAAGCCCCATTGGACAAGCCCTTTCTCCATCGCCTCCTCAGCGACCTCCGCTAAGTCGTACCAGGTGATCTCGCCCTTCGCTATCTTGTCAGGTAGGGCCTCTATCTCCTCTTCACTCCATCCAAGCTGTCTCAACACATCCTTTCTGAAGTAGAATACCTGGCTTGCGACGTCTTGGGGCACACCCCACATCTTACCCTTGTATTTGACAGCATCCCAGAGGTACTCGGGAATATCTGCTAAAAGGTCCTTATACTTCCCATAGTACTCGTCGACCGGTATGATCCAACCAGCCTCCGCGGCTTCCACCATATCTATGCCGGATATGATATCAGGAGCCTCGCCAGCTTCAAAAGCACTGGCGAACTTACTCTTCCAGGCCCCCCAGTCAGACACGTGCTCATAGTAGGAATCCATCTCTATCGTGACGTTAAGACCCACCCCTTTCAGAAGCGTCTCGAGGAGCTTAGCCGCCCTCTTGAGGTTCTCAGCCCTATAATAGTCTACGGGCGACCCT is a window encoding:
- the hypD gene encoding hydrogenase formation protein HypD — encoded protein: MEARRPTWEVDAEIERLYRRNRRLADEVKKVIWKYADRVRRVKGDGFKVKIMNFCGTHEWTTVHYGIRSLLPDNVELVAGPGCPVCVTPSFIVEHAIRLSLEGVRVYTFGDSFKLPAVRPVKGVRNLAEAKTAGGDVQVVYSFLDALKDVANTRRESVFLAIGFETTAPGYALPLAERLIPRELSILSALRLTPPAARYAIAEADRRGLTPIKGIVAPGHVSAITGAKPWDELSRELKIPTVVSGFEPIDLLISIAEILRMILRGEVGVKVEYRRVVSWEGNREALKAIYRVFEKTDAAWRGIGFIEESGLELRDSYRGFDGFDRYGLEKPDRESWVMDNLKGCRCAEVVLGLVKPTDCKFFLKGCSPSKPLGPCMVSSEGTCSIWARFGGYLDLKNL
- the hypF gene encoding carbamoyltransferase HypF yields the protein MKAVKITVTGVVQGVGFRPFVYRLARDLGLKGYVKNLGGSEVEIVVEGPSSKVEEFVARIRSDKPPPAEIQSLTVKPTGGGFREFKIEPSGRSRRAYSMIPPDIGICRDCLAEVLDPKDRRYMYPLNSCAWCGPRFSMMEDIPYDRGNTSMRDFPMCTDCLREYRDPDDIRRFHAQGNCCPVCGPRVWLEDRNGVVINRENPVLEASRLVEEGYILAVKGLGGFHIACLATDDDIVLRLRTRKRRPEKPFALMALNLETARRIAYISEEDARLLESPIRPILLLPEREDSPVSRHVAPGLSMQGIMLPYTALHYMLLSNVGDGFLIMTSGNERGEPMCTGNREARVKLRGFVDYFLMHDRRIVNRVDDSVVRRTGGFYTVIRRGRGYAPRWVRLPFRLPSPVVALGAHYQNTGCLAFEDIAIPTQFVGDMDNLSSLAELERAVSFLLKTYRIDLSDVVVAVDKHPRYLSRLLAEKWIETYGCRLVEVQHHHAHAASVMVELGVKDSEMVAVTLDGAGYGDDGTVWGGEVLITGYGAYTRFGHLEQVPMPGGDRATEYPVRMLMSILSRFMPVEEVREFIVGRGLHKGLPYGAEEADAVLSLLERGDAPLTSSLGRVLDSASALLGICFKRTYEGEPAIKLEATSSRAKPIDLLEPRVSRSKPLVQTHRIFEELLEKLDRPREQLAYSVQRALGLSIGELAVMASKGRGVDRVLVSGGAAVNTVIFEAIREKAEEAGLKAYVNTVVPAGDGGVSLGQAAVAGFRVLESLL
- the hycI gene encoding hydrogenase maturation peptidase HycI encodes the protein EILRNLLADRDRVVVLGVGNTLRRDDGFGVYVASSLKRFKLKDVLVLEAGASPESVLDDILEFNPSHLVVVDSVEMGRRPGDLVVAGLESIADEVTVSTHRLPMTLLVKYLRLMGFKGRVVVVGVQPGDLSFGEGLTPRVREAADIVVNMLRSVLSNGDYG
- a CDS encoding HypC/HybG/HupF family hydrogenase formation chaperone, coding for MCWGVPAKVLKVEGFTALVDFGGGVEKEVLVATSGVHSGDYVLVHAGVIVSKIRREEVVKILDAYKEMAVQLAVEEGLKREDAERYYDGILRDILGGEEV
- the hypE gene encoding hydrogenase expression/formation protein HypE, which encodes MSKVTLAHGAGGREMAELLEALIFHRVDEPLKKVEGGLGIDHPDDGALIPIGEGRFLVVSTDSYTVSPLFFPGGDIGKLAVCGSINDVLMMGGIPVAMLDTIVVEEGLPMQTLNSIVDSMVETLRNEGVALIGGDFKVMPKGSVDRIVVTTTCIGVSENPIMDVNLEPGDRIIVSGCLGEHGATIMALQHGLEAEASLKSDVKPLTRLFKPLIEKYSKVVKAAGDPTRGGLSMLLNGWAKSTGFLIIVDEAKIPISKPVRKYSEMLGVDPLHLASEGVAVIATEAGYADEVLDFVRGLGFEDAMIIGEVVKGERFKGLVVARSEVGGLRVLEPPTGELVPRIC